A genomic window from Cutibacterium acnes includes:
- a CDS encoding ABC transporter ATP-binding protein has protein sequence MSKTSTSPQVCPGAAAPEDIRDYQTKHRAGGKALSSIMKPIREYVLIARILVIASCIVALAPYVALTRLGAILLGDHVDHEALTRTANVLWMAFCLQALLYVLALVITHIADIKLRNILQDRIIDRISKAPLAWFSSSSTGRVRKAIQDDTVQIHMLVAHAPVEQTAAVGVPLVLLVYAFVVDWRLGFLSIATFPIYALLQWVTMRDMATKTAEMDDKLADISSSSIELTEGIHVVKNVGQTGKAHRRFTRACEEFARFYWDWCGPLIKASALSLSVISVAALMAINLRFGLLMAKAGWVGVTDVLTCSLIALVLPRTIEVLGNMAWGYQQAGNAALRLQDVLSIEQISHPQVSVRIPDDMTVTFDDVSSSYLTPDGVIPALSHVNLTLRPGTVTALVRPSGSGKSTLATMLARFRDPDSGVVRIGGVDLKDVAQNDLYRLVSFVLQDPYMQRRSIRDVITLARPDATDDQVREAARAAHILDDIDALPKGFDTVLGDDTDFSGGQKQRLSIARAVLADAPILVLDEATAATDPDCEAEIQQALAALARGRTVLAIGHHAESVAGADVICVMENGGIAACGSSEELADQPYWARLSAGRAMEGATR, from the coding sequence GTGAGCAAGACCTCCACGTCCCCGCAGGTGTGCCCCGGCGCTGCCGCACCGGAAGATATTCGCGACTACCAGACCAAGCACCGTGCCGGTGGCAAGGCCCTGTCGTCGATCATGAAACCTATCCGCGAGTACGTCCTGATCGCGCGGATCCTCGTCATTGCGTCCTGCATCGTCGCCCTTGCCCCGTACGTCGCCCTGACGAGACTCGGCGCGATCCTGCTAGGTGACCACGTCGACCACGAGGCGCTCACCCGGACCGCCAATGTGCTGTGGATGGCCTTCTGCCTCCAGGCCCTGCTCTACGTGTTGGCCCTCGTCATCACTCACATCGCCGACATCAAGCTGCGCAACATACTCCAGGACCGCATCATCGACCGCATCTCGAAGGCCCCACTGGCCTGGTTCAGCTCGTCGTCAACCGGTCGGGTGCGCAAGGCCATCCAGGACGACACCGTCCAGATCCACATGCTCGTCGCCCATGCGCCCGTTGAGCAAACCGCAGCCGTGGGAGTTCCGCTCGTACTGCTCGTCTATGCCTTCGTGGTGGACTGGCGGCTGGGATTTCTCTCCATCGCCACCTTCCCAATCTACGCCCTGCTGCAGTGGGTGACGATGCGAGACATGGCCACCAAGACCGCCGAGATGGACGACAAGCTCGCCGACATCTCGTCCTCGTCGATCGAGCTGACGGAGGGGATCCACGTCGTCAAGAACGTCGGACAGACCGGCAAGGCCCATCGTCGCTTCACCCGTGCGTGCGAGGAGTTCGCCCGGTTCTACTGGGACTGGTGTGGCCCGCTCATCAAGGCGTCGGCCCTGTCTCTGTCGGTGATCTCGGTGGCAGCTCTCATGGCGATCAATCTAAGATTCGGTCTACTCATGGCCAAGGCCGGCTGGGTGGGCGTCACCGACGTCCTCACCTGTTCACTCATCGCCCTGGTCCTGCCGCGCACCATCGAGGTACTGGGCAACATGGCATGGGGTTACCAACAGGCCGGCAACGCGGCTCTGCGTCTGCAGGACGTGCTGTCCATCGAGCAGATCAGCCATCCACAGGTCAGCGTGCGGATTCCTGACGACATGACGGTCACCTTCGACGACGTCAGCTCCTCCTACCTCACCCCTGACGGCGTCATTCCGGCGCTGAGTCATGTCAACCTGACACTGCGTCCAGGAACTGTCACGGCTCTGGTCCGGCCGTCGGGGTCGGGCAAGTCGACCTTGGCGACGATGCTCGCTCGCTTTCGCGACCCGGATTCCGGGGTGGTGCGCATCGGTGGGGTCGACCTCAAGGACGTTGCCCAGAATGACCTCTACCGGTTGGTGTCCTTCGTCCTCCAGGATCCGTACATGCAGCGTCGGTCCATTCGTGACGTCATCACCTTGGCTCGTCCCGACGCCACCGACGATCAGGTGCGCGAGGCTGCTCGTGCCGCCCACATCCTTGACGACATCGACGCCCTGCCGAAGGGTTTCGACACCGTCTTGGGGGATGACACTGATTTCTCGGGTGGTCAGAAACAGCGGTTGTCCATTGCTCGCGCCGTGCTCGCCGACGCCCCGATCCTCGTGCTCGACGAGGCGACGGCCGCCACCGATCCGGACTGCGAGGCGGAGATCCAGCAGGCCCTGGCCGCACTGGCCCGAGGCCGAACCGTGCTCGCCATCGGTCACCACGCCGAGTCGGTGGCCGGAGCCGACGTCATCTGCGTCATGGAGAACGGTGGCATCGCAGCTTGCGGTTCGTCCGAGGAATTGGCCGATCAGCCCTATTGGGCGCGTCTGTCGGCAGGGCGAGCGATGGAAGGAGCCACCCGATGA
- a CDS encoding EcsC family protein codes for MGIGSNIGKALLAQAPDMAPGAAVSMLRSILGFAIDGASSLPGARQAAGKTLTKHDGDVEQAISSLVNQHIAMAGAQGFVSNLGGVVTLAVTIPANISGVAIVQARMVAAIAHLRGYDLDDQRVRTAILATLMGQREVDSLIHEEKLPTTPMGIATAPVGDADLEKVVARNLVNVLMGQVAGKKLPVFVSKRVPVLGGGVGATTDGFTTWSVARYARKQFPTRRPRG; via the coding sequence GTGGGAATCGGAAGCAACATCGGCAAGGCCCTGCTGGCTCAGGCACCCGACATGGCACCCGGCGCGGCCGTCTCGATGCTGCGCAGCATCCTGGGATTCGCCATCGACGGTGCCTCGTCGCTGCCAGGAGCGCGTCAGGCCGCTGGCAAGACCCTCACCAAGCACGACGGTGACGTCGAACAGGCCATCAGCTCCCTCGTCAACCAGCACATCGCCATGGCCGGTGCACAGGGATTCGTCTCCAACCTCGGTGGCGTCGTCACCTTGGCCGTGACCATCCCCGCCAATATCTCGGGCGTCGCGATCGTCCAGGCCCGCATGGTGGCTGCCATCGCCCACCTGCGCGGCTACGACCTTGACGACCAGCGCGTCCGGACCGCCATCCTCGCCACCCTCATGGGTCAGCGTGAGGTCGACAGCCTCATTCACGAGGAGAAGCTTCCGACGACCCCGATGGGCATCGCCACCGCCCCGGTGGGGGACGCCGATCTGGAGAAGGTTGTCGCCCGTAACCTCGTCAACGTCCTCATGGGCCAGGTTGCGGGCAAGAAACTGCCGGTCTTCGTCTCCAAGCGCGTGCCCGTGTTAGGTGGTGGAGTCGGAGCCACCACCGACGGGTTCACCACCTGGAGCGTCGCTCGTTACGCCCGCAAGCAGTTCCCGACCCGCCGCCCGCGCGGCTGA
- a CDS encoding threonine/serine ThrE exporter family protein — translation MGPGVDELDENGVRRLLAYVAAAGIAGGQPVHEVEADTRSVGRYLGCPDVQVQGWPTGVVVSLGGGTPATFESVEGTIRLDQSATTARIRQQLLDGTIGPVEALEQLRDLRSIPPRYPRLGLHGGMVCVASGIALVLQPLWPSVLFSVLAGQVTAGFIWLSGKRKALAVLTPFLAAFVVALCAFWVARLGLIEGPLRSLLPPIAVLLPGALIVTGVAELAAGAMMAGASRLGFGTAQLAMFTAGVLGAAWLTKVPVDQLNNQIIPWRGLWVPFLGVLLLTAGMSLMESIPRYLVPWVALMLATTLTFQIIGQTVAGATWGGGLLGATVASFGSSVIEMHRPRLPRLVLFLPSFWLLVPGSLGLVSLTQLGAGTPVAGATALESTGIIGSIALGLLIGTTAARAVGLLRRSRTRRPGARRRQTF, via the coding sequence ATGGGGCCTGGAGTGGACGAGCTCGACGAAAATGGCGTCCGCCGACTGCTGGCTTACGTTGCCGCAGCCGGTATCGCCGGTGGTCAGCCGGTGCACGAGGTGGAGGCCGACACCCGCAGCGTCGGTCGGTACCTGGGATGCCCCGACGTCCAGGTACAGGGTTGGCCCACCGGGGTCGTGGTGAGCCTGGGAGGTGGCACCCCCGCAACCTTCGAATCGGTGGAAGGAACCATCCGTCTGGACCAGAGCGCCACCACAGCTCGTATCCGTCAGCAGCTCCTCGACGGCACCATCGGCCCGGTCGAGGCCCTCGAGCAACTGCGGGACTTGCGTTCCATCCCGCCACGTTACCCGCGCCTGGGTCTGCATGGTGGCATGGTGTGCGTCGCCTCGGGCATCGCCCTGGTACTGCAGCCGTTGTGGCCCAGCGTGCTGTTCTCCGTGCTGGCCGGTCAGGTCACCGCCGGATTCATATGGTTGTCCGGCAAGAGGAAGGCCCTGGCCGTCCTCACCCCGTTCCTGGCCGCGTTTGTCGTCGCACTGTGTGCCTTCTGGGTCGCGCGACTCGGACTCATCGAGGGGCCGCTGCGAAGCCTGCTGCCGCCCATCGCGGTGCTGCTTCCCGGTGCCCTCATCGTTACCGGGGTGGCTGAACTGGCGGCAGGGGCGATGATGGCGGGCGCGTCGCGTCTGGGGTTCGGGACCGCCCAGTTGGCCATGTTCACAGCGGGTGTTCTCGGTGCGGCGTGGCTGACAAAGGTCCCCGTCGACCAGCTCAACAACCAGATCATTCCCTGGCGAGGGTTGTGGGTGCCATTCCTCGGCGTCCTGCTCCTGACCGCCGGGATGAGTCTCATGGAGTCGATACCCAGATACCTCGTCCCGTGGGTGGCCCTCATGTTGGCCACCACCCTGACCTTCCAGATCATCGGCCAGACGGTTGCCGGGGCCACCTGGGGCGGCGGCCTGCTGGGAGCGACCGTGGCGAGTTTCGGATCATCGGTGATCGAGATGCATCGCCCGCGACTACCGCGTCTGGTGCTCTTCCTGCCGAGCTTCTGGTTGTTGGTCCCGGGATCCCTGGGCCTGGTGTCCCTGACCCAACTGGGCGCGGGCACCCCCGTGGCTGGCGCGACGGCGTTGGAGTCCACGGGAATCATTGGCTCGATCGCGCTGGGTCTGCTCATCGGCACGACGGCTGCGCGGGCTGTCGGACTGCTTCGTCGCAGCCGCACACGTCGGCCCGGGGCACGCCGTCGGCAAACCTTCTGA
- a CDS encoding ABC transporter ATP-binding protein: MIELEHISHRYRRRRSLVDISCEFDSGLWGLLGPNGAGKSTLLSILATLREPESGHFRVNGVDVSDDVNTIRSMVGFLPQRFSLPLHFRIRRAVEYAAWARGVESRECCVRAGAALDRVGLVDRADDRVQSLSGGMRQRLGIACAIVGDPAVLLLDEPTVGLDPASRIGVRSLLGELAEDRTVIVSTHLLEDLQEFVSQLAVLSEGELIFEGSYSDLESVGQKHPVRNANDAEAGYLTLLGEAA, from the coding sequence ATGATCGAACTCGAGCACATATCGCACCGGTATCGTCGTCGGCGTAGCCTCGTCGATATTTCCTGTGAGTTTGACTCTGGGTTGTGGGGGTTGCTCGGCCCGAATGGGGCTGGAAAGTCGACACTTCTCAGTATTCTCGCAACACTACGGGAACCGGAGTCCGGTCATTTTCGGGTGAATGGTGTCGATGTCAGCGATGACGTCAATACCATTCGTAGTATGGTCGGATTCTTGCCCCAGCGGTTTTCCCTCCCGTTGCATTTTCGCATCCGGAGGGCCGTGGAATATGCGGCATGGGCGCGAGGAGTTGAATCGAGGGAGTGCTGTGTACGGGCAGGTGCGGCCCTTGATCGTGTGGGGCTTGTCGACCGCGCCGATGATCGCGTCCAGTCTCTTTCGGGTGGAATGCGCCAGCGGCTTGGAATCGCGTGTGCAATTGTCGGAGATCCGGCTGTGCTGCTGCTCGATGAGCCGACAGTCGGCCTCGACCCGGCATCCAGGATCGGGGTGCGATCCCTCCTCGGTGAACTTGCCGAGGATCGGACGGTCATCGTTTCGACGCACCTGCTTGAGGACCTCCAGGAATTCGTGTCGCAGCTTGCCGTCCTTTCCGAGGGAGAGTTGATCTTCGAGGGCTCGTACTCTGACCTGGAATCTGTTGGTCAAAAGCATCCAGTCCGTAACGCCAACGATGCTGAGGCTGGGTACCTCACCCTCCTCGGGGAGGCAGCCTGA
- a CDS encoding dihydrolipoamide acetyltransferase family protein → MPDPGEGLTEGEVVSWRVSPGDTVKINDVLCEVETAKSIVELPSPFAGTVAKLCAEPGETVAVGEPLVTIDDGSDDQPEEEPEFLVGHLTAESGRRRRRRRGAAVSAERAPEKAPQTPTLKTGPETDVEPVPEPVQPTQPRRQDPPRMDRAGHVLAKPPARRLAADLGIDLSTVTGTGPQGAVTRSDVKAAAEAGRQAAPEPPVVGASAGDAEFATLSVMSRRLLGGAPTEPDGHTRRVPVRGVRKVTAKAMKDSLDTKALVTAFLTCDVTPTMDLVARLRADRRFKGLRVSPLTIWCKAVCLAMGRTPVVNARWDDAADQIVFRDQINLGIAAATPRGLMVPVVRNAQDMTMLELAEEITRIVAIAKEGKLQPTDYTDGTFSITNVGVFGLDAGTPVVNRTESAILVLGTIARRPWVVGTGDDEEVVPRWVTTMSLGFDHRLIDGEEGSTFLHDVAEILSDPASAMLY, encoded by the coding sequence ATGCCCGACCCGGGCGAAGGGCTCACCGAGGGAGAGGTCGTCTCCTGGCGGGTGTCTCCCGGTGACACCGTCAAGATCAACGACGTGCTGTGCGAGGTCGAGACGGCCAAGTCGATCGTCGAACTCCCCAGCCCTTTCGCCGGGACCGTGGCGAAGCTGTGTGCCGAGCCCGGCGAGACGGTGGCTGTGGGAGAGCCACTGGTGACCATTGACGACGGTTCCGACGACCAACCCGAGGAGGAGCCGGAGTTCCTCGTCGGTCACCTGACCGCGGAGTCCGGACGTCGACGCCGTCGTCGCAGGGGAGCTGCGGTGTCGGCTGAAAGGGCACCCGAGAAGGCCCCCCAGACGCCGACCCTCAAGACCGGTCCAGAGACTGATGTCGAGCCCGTTCCCGAACCTGTGCAGCCGACACAGCCCAGGCGCCAGGATCCGCCGCGCATGGACCGCGCCGGGCATGTCCTCGCCAAGCCCCCGGCCCGACGTCTGGCTGCCGACCTCGGCATCGACCTCTCGACGGTGACGGGCACCGGCCCGCAGGGGGCGGTGACGAGGAGCGACGTCAAGGCGGCAGCGGAGGCCGGTCGTCAAGCCGCGCCTGAACCACCTGTCGTCGGTGCCTCTGCTGGCGACGCTGAGTTCGCGACCCTGTCGGTGATGTCTCGTCGTCTCCTCGGCGGTGCCCCGACCGAGCCTGACGGCCACACTCGCAGGGTCCCGGTGCGCGGCGTCCGCAAAGTGACTGCCAAGGCGATGAAGGATTCCCTGGACACCAAGGCCCTCGTGACGGCCTTCCTCACCTGCGACGTCACCCCGACGATGGACCTCGTCGCCCGGCTGCGTGCCGACCGCAGGTTCAAGGGACTGCGCGTCTCCCCGCTGACCATCTGGTGCAAGGCGGTGTGCCTGGCGATGGGACGCACCCCGGTCGTCAACGCCCGCTGGGACGACGCCGCCGACCAGATCGTCTTCCGCGACCAGATCAACCTCGGCATCGCCGCGGCCACCCCGCGCGGCCTCATGGTGCCCGTGGTGCGCAACGCCCAGGACATGACGATGCTCGAGCTGGCCGAGGAGATCACCCGCATCGTCGCCATCGCCAAGGAGGGAAAGCTCCAGCCCACCGACTACACCGACGGCACCTTCTCGATCACCAATGTTGGGGTGTTTGGCCTTGACGCAGGGACTCCGGTCGTCAACCGCACCGAATCGGCGATCCTCGTTCTCGGGACGATCGCTCGACGTCCGTGGGTCGTCGGGACCGGTGACGATGAGGAGGTCGTGCCCAGGTGGGTGACGACGATGAGCCTCGGCTTCGACCATCGCCTCATTGACGGCGAGGAGGGCTCGACCTTCCTCCATGACGTTGCGGAGATTCTCTCGGACCCGGCCTCGGCAATGCTGTACTGA
- a CDS encoding alpha-ketoacid dehydrogenase subunit beta, which translates to MSEEVLRSARPQGETTLAKALNAGLSDALAADDRVVLMGEDVGTLGGVFRITDGLKAQFGGRRVIDTPLAESGIVGTAIGMAMRGYRPCVEIQFDGFSAPAFDQIVSQLARYRARVGGRWSLPVTIRIPFGGGVGSPEHHSESPEGFYANTPGLKVVTCSNPDDAYWMLRQSIDSPDPVIFFEPKRRYYTRGHVAQTPTLGLHQARIARSGEEVTLICYGPMVDTCLEAAKEASQEGRKLEVIDVRSLSPLDMATVYESVRRTTRAIVVQEAPRTQGVGAEIAARLGEELYYVMEAPVLRVTGWSTPYPPAKAEGEHIPDVDRILDAVDRSLAF; encoded by the coding sequence ATGAGCGAGGAAGTATTGCGCAGTGCGCGTCCGCAGGGGGAGACCACCCTTGCCAAGGCCCTTAACGCTGGCTTATCCGATGCTCTGGCAGCCGACGATCGTGTTGTCCTCATGGGGGAGGACGTCGGGACCCTCGGTGGTGTCTTCCGCATCACGGACGGCCTCAAAGCCCAGTTTGGTGGCCGTCGAGTCATCGATACGCCGTTGGCAGAGTCAGGCATCGTCGGAACAGCGATTGGTATGGCCATGCGCGGGTACCGCCCGTGTGTGGAAATCCAGTTTGACGGCTTCAGTGCCCCAGCCTTTGACCAGATCGTTTCCCAGCTGGCCCGATACCGGGCTCGCGTCGGTGGCCGGTGGTCCCTGCCGGTGACGATCCGCATCCCCTTCGGAGGCGGTGTCGGCTCGCCAGAACACCACTCCGAGTCGCCGGAAGGCTTCTATGCGAATACGCCTGGTCTCAAGGTGGTTACCTGCTCCAACCCTGACGACGCCTACTGGATGCTGCGTCAGTCCATTGACAGCCCCGACCCGGTGATCTTCTTTGAGCCGAAACGTCGGTACTACACCCGTGGCCACGTTGCGCAGACACCGACGCTGGGGTTGCACCAGGCCCGAATCGCGCGCTCCGGCGAGGAGGTCACCCTGATCTGCTACGGCCCGATGGTCGATACCTGCTTGGAGGCGGCGAAGGAGGCGTCCCAGGAGGGGCGAAAACTCGAGGTTATTGACGTGCGTAGCCTCTCCCCGCTCGACATGGCGACTGTCTACGAATCGGTGCGCCGTACGACAAGGGCCATCGTCGTCCAGGAGGCGCCACGCACCCAGGGTGTCGGCGCGGAGATCGCGGCTCGGCTGGGTGAGGAGCTTTATTACGTTATGGAGGCCCCGGTACTGCGAGTCACCGGCTGGTCGACCCCCTACCCGCCGGCCAAGGCCGAGGGGGAACACATCCCGGACGTCGACCGCATTCTCGACGCCGTAGACCGCTCCCTGGCCTTCTGA
- the pdhA gene encoding pyruvate dehydrogenase (acetyl-transferring) E1 component subunit alpha, which produces MVRILDEQGRLTTHPDFPVDLVDDDLVKALEMMVMTRRFDVEATALQRHGELGLWPPLLGQEATQAGAWLALREGDQVFPTYREQGLAHAMGVSLADILGAWDGTSHCGWDTVATHFSAYPVMIGSGTLHAVGYAMGVQRDVEAGGDPAAVLDFHGDGAMSEGDTNEAYVFAASMNAPVVFVCVNNQWAISEPTTVQSPTSLFRRATGFGIPAVQVDGNDVIAMMAVLRSALEYARSGKGPVFVEAWTYRMGAHTTTDDPTRYRTAEEESTWGKTDPIVRLRTYLQNRGIINQVWLDGLAEREDAFGAEVRAAVHENATPVMADLMADVYAEPTPDVLADAEEIASWEEDK; this is translated from the coding sequence ATGGTGCGGATCCTCGACGAGCAGGGACGCCTCACCACACACCCCGACTTTCCTGTTGACCTGGTCGACGACGACCTCGTCAAGGCTCTCGAGATGATGGTCATGACGCGACGCTTCGACGTCGAGGCTACCGCCCTGCAGCGCCACGGCGAATTGGGTTTGTGGCCGCCGCTATTGGGACAGGAGGCCACCCAGGCTGGCGCTTGGTTGGCACTGAGAGAGGGAGACCAGGTGTTTCCCACCTACCGCGAGCAGGGCCTGGCCCACGCCATGGGCGTCAGTCTGGCTGACATCCTTGGAGCTTGGGACGGGACCTCTCACTGCGGCTGGGATACCGTCGCGACCCACTTCAGCGCATATCCAGTGATGATCGGGTCGGGAACCCTGCATGCCGTCGGCTATGCCATGGGTGTCCAGCGTGACGTCGAGGCTGGAGGTGATCCGGCTGCCGTGCTGGATTTCCACGGTGACGGCGCGATGAGCGAGGGGGACACGAACGAGGCTTATGTTTTTGCGGCTTCGATGAACGCCCCCGTGGTATTCGTATGCGTCAATAACCAGTGGGCGATTTCAGAGCCGACCACGGTGCAGTCGCCCACGTCTCTTTTCCGCCGCGCCACCGGGTTCGGCATCCCTGCCGTGCAAGTCGACGGCAACGACGTCATCGCCATGATGGCCGTGCTGCGATCGGCCCTCGAATATGCCCGTAGCGGAAAGGGGCCGGTGTTCGTCGAGGCGTGGACCTACCGGATGGGTGCTCACACCACCACCGACGACCCCACCCGCTACCGCACCGCAGAAGAGGAGTCGACGTGGGGTAAGACCGACCCCATCGTCCGGCTGCGCACGTATTTGCAGAACCGCGGGATTATCAACCAGGTGTGGCTTGACGGCCTCGCTGAGCGTGAGGACGCCTTCGGTGCTGAGGTTCGCGCTGCTGTTCACGAGAATGCCACGCCTGTGATGGCTGACCTTATGGCGGACGTGTACGCCGAGCCGACCCCCGACGTCCTGGCTGACGCCGAGGAAATCGCGTCGTGGGAGGAGGATAAGTGA
- the hemG gene encoding protoporphyrinogen oxidase has product MTGLAAAHHLHSHGCRPVVLEAGQGVGGQVRSRRLGSDVVDMGPEAVPLRAPGVAALVAELGLTDSMRHPVPGRVLLSSRRGVVEMPSGVTPVGPTKFLPTIASRILSPAGLLRAGLEPFNAHPHLDDVSVGQFIAERFGDEVSRAVVDPLLGGIHAADLNTFSLAVAAPALEQTVRNGDSIVAGTLKRNAAGRWSQLRHHSQRSGPRTPATATWKHGLMMLPEALARELTIHTNTRARGIRQVGHEWVVDVTGPHGVGSVAVDDVIIATPARVAGALLATACPRASELLSQCESTTVATLVMQADLTDHPIATAQTWFIGSAWSALVRQVTNLSTTWHLAKPTFRIAMGRQRGTPIDDLSDDDLVAMSVAELRRLGLALDPHDYVIERHRGAMPQPAPGHRERMAQLAATLNGTGLHVGGAGIDGAGVGTAIAAGRRLARHITSKEEN; this is encoded by the coding sequence ATGACGGGCCTGGCAGCCGCACACCACCTACACAGCCACGGCTGTCGTCCCGTCGTCCTCGAAGCGGGGCAGGGCGTTGGCGGCCAGGTCAGGTCCCGTCGTCTTGGTTCTGATGTGGTCGACATGGGACCTGAAGCCGTGCCTCTTCGCGCCCCGGGCGTCGCCGCACTCGTTGCGGAGCTGGGACTAACGGACTCCATGCGTCATCCCGTTCCTGGGCGCGTCTTATTGTCGAGCCGGCGTGGAGTCGTCGAGATGCCGTCCGGCGTAACACCAGTAGGGCCCACGAAGTTCCTCCCCACTATTGCCTCGCGCATCCTCTCCCCTGCCGGACTGTTACGGGCCGGGCTCGAACCTTTCAACGCTCACCCGCACCTTGACGACGTCAGCGTCGGCCAATTCATCGCCGAAAGATTTGGTGACGAGGTGAGCCGCGCCGTCGTCGACCCGCTACTGGGGGGTATTCACGCCGCCGACCTCAACACGTTCTCGCTAGCAGTTGCCGCCCCCGCTTTGGAGCAGACGGTCAGGAACGGCGACTCCATCGTCGCCGGAACTCTCAAACGCAATGCTGCCGGACGGTGGTCGCAGCTCCGCCATCATTCACAGCGATCCGGTCCGCGCACCCCCGCCACCGCCACCTGGAAACACGGCCTGATGATGTTGCCGGAAGCATTGGCTAGGGAGCTCACCATTCATACGAATACCCGTGCCAGGGGAATCCGTCAGGTCGGCCACGAATGGGTAGTCGATGTCACTGGTCCGCATGGCGTTGGATCGGTTGCTGTTGATGACGTCATCATTGCCACCCCCGCCAGGGTTGCGGGTGCCCTGCTTGCTACCGCATGCCCGCGAGCTTCCGAGCTGCTGTCGCAGTGTGAAAGCACTACCGTTGCCACGCTGGTTATGCAGGCTGACCTTACTGACCACCCGATCGCTACGGCCCAAACGTGGTTCATTGGTTCGGCATGGTCTGCCCTGGTGCGTCAGGTGACCAATCTCTCGACGACGTGGCACCTCGCCAAACCCACCTTTCGGATCGCCATGGGTCGGCAGCGTGGAACCCCCATCGACGATCTATCTGACGACGACCTCGTCGCCATGAGCGTGGCAGAGTTGAGACGTCTCGGACTGGCTCTTGACCCCCACGACTACGTCATTGAGCGACACCGCGGCGCCATGCCGCAACCAGCTCCTGGCCACCGGGAGCGCATGGCCCAGCTCGCCGCGACCCTCAACGGCACCGGTCTCCATGTGGGAGGGGCCGGTATCGACGGTGCCGGAGTTGGCACCGCAATTGCTGCTGGACGCCGTCTCGCACGCCACATCACCTCGAAGGAGGAGAATTAG